In Solanum lycopersicum chromosome 5, SLM_r2.1, the following are encoded in one genomic region:
- the LOC101261414 gene encoding abscisic acid receptor PYL4-like, whose amino-acid sequence MTSTLQLHRINHHNAATLAGNFPMTTTTSNICVPDNHFHYHTHPVGPNNNQCCSAVVRSISASIDTVWSIIRRFDNPQAYKNFLKSCHVIVGDGKVVGSLREVHVITGLPAASSIERLEILDDEKKVMSISIIGGDHRLNNYRSVTTLHRAAADDGGDGGRTVVVESYVVDVPQGNTKEETRVFIDTIVRCNLQWLGQIAENLEKTKSN is encoded by the coding sequence ATGACTTCAACACTCCAACTCCACCGAATCAACCACCATAACGCCGCCACACTCGCCGGAAACTTCCCCATGACGACGACGACTAGCAATATCTGCGTCCCCGATAACCACTTCCATTACCATACCCACCCAGTGGGTCCCAACAACAACCAGTGCTGCTCCGCCGTCGTCCGCTCCATCTCCGCCTCCATCGACACCGTATGGTCGATAATCCGCCGCTTCGACAATCCGCAAGCCTATAAAAACTTCCTCAAGAGCTGCCACGTCATCGTCGGCGACGGAAAAGTCGTCGGTTCTCTCCGGGAGGTCCACGTCATCACCGGCCTACCGGCGGCTTCGAGCATTGAGCGGCTCGAAATTCTAGACGACGAGAAAAAAGTGATGAGCATTAGTATTATCGGCGGTGATCACCGGCTGAATAATTATAGATCAGTGACTACACTTCATCGGGCAGCGGCGGATGACGGCGGCGACGGCGGTAGAACGGTGGTGGTGGAATCATACGTTGTGGATGTTCCGCAAGGGAATACGAAAGAGGAAACACGTGTATTCATCGATACAATTGTACGGTGCAATTTGCAATGGTTAGGGCAAATCGCAGAGAATttagaaaaaactaaaagtaaCTGA
- the LOC101251781 gene encoding protein trichome birefringence-like 33: MELPPPLLIIRKTSIYNYLFLLLSLVVFLITYSSHVLPSSSSVTSLANLIWPNPKFAKKSKEKLPFAIGETKEGCNVFNGKWIWDEKRPLYEESECPFIQPQLTCQEHGRPDKDYQHWRWQPHECSLPSFNATLMLETLRGKRMLFVGDSVNRGQYISMVCLVHRIIPENAKSMNTVGSFDVFNIKDYNATIEFYWAPFLLESNSDNPGKHRIEERVVRKDSINTHGKYWKGADIIVFNTYIWWRTGFKFNILQGSFDDKVKDIVEVSTEEAYRMAMKSLLRWIKKNMDPKKTRVFFSSMSPSHERSIDWGGEPNKNCYNETKMIEDPNYWGSDCRKGIMQVISQEFGKSKMPISFLNITQLSSYRKEAHTTIYKKQWGKLTQEQLANPYSYADCLHWCLPGLQDTWNELLFTKLFYP, translated from the exons atggaaCTGCCTCCTCCTTTACTCATCATTAGAAAAACTAGTatttataattatctttttttattactaaGTTTGGTTGTATTTTTGATTACTTACTCATCCCATGTACTTCCATCTTCTTCATCAGTCACATCCTTAGCCAATTTGATTTGGCCAAATCCAAAATTTGCAA AAAAGAGCAAAGAGAAATTACCATTTGCTATAGGAGAAACAAAGGAAGGATGCAATGTGTTCAATGGAAAATGGATTTGGGATGAGAAAAGACCTTTATATGAAGAATCAGAGTGTCCTTTTATACAACCACAATTGACTTGTCAAGAACATGGAAGGCCAGATAAAGACTATCAACATTGGAGATGGCAACCTCATGAGTGCTCTCTTCCGAG TTTCAACGCGACATTAATGTTGGAAACACTTCGAGGGAAGAGGATGTTATTCGTGGGCGATTCTGTAAACAGAGGACAATATATTTCTATGGTTTGTCTTGTCCATAGAATCATTCCTGAGAATGCTAAATCCATGAACACTGTTGGTAGTTTCGACGTTTTCAACATTAAG gaTTACAATGCAACAATTGAGTTTTATTGGGCACCATTTCTACTTGAATCAAATTCTGATAATCCAGGAAAACATAGGATTGAAGAAAGAGTTGTTCGAAAAGATTCAATAAACACACATGGAAAATATTGGAAAGGGGCTGATATAATTGTGTTCAATACTTACATTTGGTGGAGAACTggtttcaaatttaatatttt GCAAGGGTCTTTTGATGATAAAGTGAAAGATATAGTGGAGGTATCCACAGAGGAAGCATATAGGATGGCAATGAAGAGTTTGTTGAGATGGATTAAAAAGAATATGGATCCAAAGAAAACTAGAGTTTTCTTTTCTAGCATGTCACCTTCTCATGAAAG GAGCATTGATTGGGGAGGTGaaccaaataaaaattgttacaatgaaacaaaaatgatagaagATCCAAATTATTGGGGATCAGATTGTAGAAAAGGCATAATGCAAGTGATTTCACAAGAATTTGGCaaatcaaaaatgccaatttcaTTTCTCAATATTACACAACTCTCAAGTTATAGAAAAGAAGCACACACAACAATTTACAAGAAGCAATGGGGTAAATTAACACAAGAGCAACTAGCAAATCCATATAGCTATGCTGATTGTTTACATTGGTGTTTGCCTGGCCTTCAAGATACTTGGAATGAACTTTTATTCACAAAGCTCTTTTATCCTTAA